One Phenylobacterium hankyongense DNA segment encodes these proteins:
- a CDS encoding CaiB/BaiF CoA transferase family protein has translation MARAKQLATEATGPLAGIRILDLTSVVNGAYATQILADQGADVIKLEDPGSGRGAGGDIMRWAGHVPDGAPRDMGPIFLTINRNKRSVLLDLKQASAVRALKRLIRSCDVFAASVRYEGLTRLGLGYEDVKAIRPDIVYVHAAGYGSDGPYAGEPAYDDLIQSASGLADILPRTDGNPVPRILPTLVADKVSGLFMAQAVTAALLHRARTGEGQFVEVPMLECVTSFTLVEHLYDHAFEPPTGQWGYSRVVNPHRKPFRTQDGYIGLLPYTDKQWDQFFEVAGWGDSLAKDPRFSDYAARAKHTHELYALVETVTETKTTDAWLALLKPLSIPVVKTNRLDDLESDPHLAAVGLFEQYEHPEVGTYKALRPPVRFSATPSNIRRHPPRLGEHTDEVLAELGEDETA, from the coding sequence ATGGCGCGAGCCAAGCAGCTGGCGACGGAGGCCACCGGGCCGCTGGCCGGGATCCGCATCCTGGACCTCACCAGCGTCGTCAACGGCGCCTACGCCACCCAGATCCTCGCCGACCAGGGCGCCGACGTGATCAAGCTGGAGGACCCGGGCTCCGGCCGCGGCGCCGGCGGCGACATCATGCGCTGGGCGGGCCATGTGCCGGACGGCGCGCCGCGCGACATGGGCCCGATCTTCCTGACCATCAACCGCAACAAGCGCTCGGTGCTGCTGGACCTCAAGCAGGCCAGCGCCGTGCGGGCGCTGAAGCGGTTGATCCGCAGCTGCGACGTGTTCGCCGCGTCCGTGCGCTACGAGGGGCTGACGCGGCTGGGCCTGGGCTATGAGGACGTCAAGGCGATCCGGCCGGACATCGTCTACGTCCACGCCGCGGGCTACGGCTCGGACGGGCCCTACGCCGGCGAGCCGGCCTACGACGACCTGATCCAGTCCGCCTCGGGCCTGGCCGACATCCTGCCGCGCACGGACGGCAATCCGGTCCCGCGCATCCTGCCGACCCTGGTGGCCGACAAGGTCTCCGGCCTGTTCATGGCCCAGGCGGTGACCGCGGCCCTGCTGCACCGCGCCCGCACCGGCGAGGGCCAGTTCGTCGAGGTGCCGATGCTGGAGTGCGTCACCAGCTTCACCCTGGTGGAGCACCTCTACGACCACGCCTTCGAGCCGCCGACCGGCCAGTGGGGCTATTCGCGGGTGGTCAATCCGCACCGCAAGCCGTTCCGGACCCAGGACGGCTACATCGGACTTCTTCCGTATACGGACAAGCAGTGGGACCAGTTCTTCGAGGTCGCCGGCTGGGGCGACAGCCTCGCCAAGGACCCGCGGTTCTCCGACTACGCCGCGCGCGCCAAGCACACCCACGAGCTCTACGCCCTGGTGGAGACGGTCACCGAAACCAAGACCACCGACGCGTGGCTGGCCTTGCTCAAGCCGCTGTCGATCCCGGTGGTGAAGACCAACCGGCTGGACGACCTGGAGAGCGATCCGCACCTGGCCGCCGTCGGCCTCTTCGAGCAGTACGAGCACCCCGAGGTCGGGACCTACAAGGCGCTGCGCCCGCCGGTGCGGTTTTCCGCCACCCCCTCCAACATCCGCCGCCACCCGCCCCGCCTCGGCGAGCACACCGACGAAGTGCTGGCCGAGCTCGGCGAGGACGAGACGGCCTGA
- a CDS encoding class I adenylate-forming enzyme family protein has translation MSVEEMLAQEFGTLADVIREQARELSDKPALVDARRTITYAELDELMDRIAVALQREGVGKADVAAICASSSAEYGATFFGILRAGAIVAPLAPSSTAESLIVQLNDSGAKVFFLDAGVAQAMAGVMDQVTAKRVSLDGSDAGAPFEQWLAPAGSKPAPVEVEPDQGFNIIYSSGTTGAPKGIVQPHRMRWGQIRRGVYPADAVTMVSTPLYSNTTLVSFLPTLSNGGTAVLMPKFDAEQFLKLSERHRATHAMLVPVQYRRLMERPDFDSYDLASYRMKFSTSAPFSAALKADILKRWPGGLIEYYGMTEGGGSCGLVAHEYPDKLHTVGKPLPGHDIRLIDEDGREVAQGEVGEVVGRSGAMMVGYHNQPGKTSEAEWWSPEGLRYIRTGDVGRFDEDGFLTLMDRKKDMIISGGFNIYPSDLEAELGQHEAVLESAVVGVPSDNWGETPVAFVALKPGRPIAAEALKAWLNGRVGKTQRLADLQIVEALPRSHIGKVLKRELRDAYQAPATARKGS, from the coding sequence ATGTCGGTCGAAGAGATGCTGGCCCAGGAGTTCGGGACCCTGGCCGACGTGATCCGCGAGCAGGCGCGCGAGCTGAGCGACAAGCCGGCGCTGGTCGACGCCCGGCGCACCATCACCTACGCCGAGCTCGACGAGCTGATGGACCGGATCGCGGTGGCCCTGCAGCGCGAGGGGGTCGGCAAGGCCGACGTGGCGGCGATCTGCGCCAGCTCCTCGGCGGAGTACGGCGCGACCTTCTTCGGCATCCTGCGGGCCGGCGCGATCGTCGCGCCGCTGGCGCCCTCCTCGACCGCGGAGAGCCTGATCGTCCAGCTGAACGACAGCGGGGCCAAGGTCTTCTTCCTGGACGCGGGCGTGGCGCAGGCCATGGCCGGCGTCATGGACCAGGTGACCGCCAAACGCGTCTCGCTGGACGGCTCCGACGCCGGCGCGCCGTTCGAGCAGTGGCTCGCGCCGGCGGGCTCGAAACCGGCGCCGGTGGAGGTCGAGCCGGACCAGGGCTTCAACATCATCTATTCCTCCGGCACCACCGGCGCGCCGAAGGGCATCGTCCAGCCGCACCGGATGCGCTGGGGCCAGATCCGCCGCGGGGTCTATCCGGCCGACGCGGTGACCATGGTCTCCACGCCGCTCTATTCGAACACCACCCTGGTCTCCTTCCTGCCGACGCTGTCCAACGGCGGCACCGCGGTGCTGATGCCGAAGTTCGACGCCGAGCAGTTCCTGAAGCTGTCGGAGCGGCACCGCGCCACCCACGCCATGCTGGTGCCGGTGCAGTACCGGCGGCTGATGGAGCGGCCGGACTTCGACAGCTACGACCTCGCGAGCTACCGGATGAAGTTCTCCACCTCGGCGCCGTTCTCCGCCGCCCTGAAGGCCGACATCCTGAAGCGCTGGCCGGGCGGTCTGATCGAGTATTACGGGATGACCGAGGGCGGCGGCTCCTGCGGCCTGGTGGCCCACGAATACCCCGACAAGCTGCACACCGTCGGCAAGCCCCTGCCCGGCCACGACATCCGGCTGATCGACGAGGACGGGCGCGAGGTCGCGCAGGGCGAGGTCGGCGAGGTGGTCGGCCGCTCCGGCGCGATGATGGTCGGCTACCACAACCAGCCCGGCAAGACCTCGGAGGCCGAGTGGTGGAGCCCGGAGGGGCTGCGCTACATCCGCACCGGCGATGTCGGCCGCTTCGACGAGGACGGCTTCCTGACGCTCATGGACCGCAAGAAGGACATGATCATCTCCGGCGGCTTCAACATCTATCCCAGCGACCTGGAGGCCGAGCTCGGCCAGCACGAGGCGGTGCTGGAATCCGCCGTGGTCGGCGTGCCCTCCGACAACTGGGGCGAGACGCCGGTGGCCTTCGTGGCGCTGAAGCCGGGCCGCCCGATCGCCGCCGAGGCGCTGAAGGCCTGGCTGAACGGCCGGGTCGGCAAGACCCAGCGGCTGGCCGACCTGCAGATCGTCGAGGCCCTGCCGCGCAGCCACATCGGCAAGGTCCTGAAGCGCGAGCTGCGCGACGCCTACCAGGCCCCGGCGACCGCTCGGAAGGGGTCGTGA
- a CDS encoding glycine zipper 2TM domain-containing protein, giving the protein MNIRTIVLVAATAASTLAAASASSAQDYRYGRYGDGCTDRIRGNGTTGAILGGLAGALVGSNLASHHGGRTGGALLGAAAGAAVGNNIARSSTKSSCRGPRYAYGRPAYVYRRAPAYDYGYAPYSGYSYPAPYYEQPYASGYDGYGYDSGYEPRHHRHHEHHDHDDDDDEDGGDH; this is encoded by the coding sequence ATGAACATCAGAACCATCGTCCTGGTCGCCGCCACCGCCGCCAGCACCCTGGCGGCCGCATCGGCCAGCTCCGCCCAGGACTATCGCTATGGTCGGTACGGCGATGGTTGCACGGACCGGATCCGGGGCAACGGAACCACCGGCGCGATCCTGGGCGGCCTGGCGGGCGCGCTTGTCGGGTCCAACCTCGCGTCCCACCACGGCGGCCGGACTGGAGGCGCCTTGCTGGGGGCCGCAGCCGGCGCGGCGGTGGGCAACAACATCGCCCGCTCCAGCACCAAGAGCAGCTGCCGCGGGCCGCGATATGCGTACGGCCGCCCGGCCTACGTCTACCGCAGGGCGCCGGCCTACGATTACGGCTACGCGCCCTACAGCGGCTACAGCTACCCGGCGCCCTACTACGAGCAGCCCTACGCGTCCGGCTACGACGGCTACGGTTACGATTCAGGCTACGAGCCGCGCCACCACCGGCATCACGAACACCACGATCACGACGATGACGACGACGAGGACGGTGGCGACCACTAG
- a CDS encoding thiolase domain-containing protein: MSIKGKAYIMGAYEHPLRDAPDKSTPQLHAECARGALEDAGLTKDDVDGFFCAGDAPGFGALSMIDYMGLKNVRHMDSTETGGSSYIVHVGHAAQAIAAGKCQVALITLAGRPRQQKGGGGRGGGGGEPAPEAGFENIYGGSTHNTYGMCAMRHMYEYGTTSEQLAWIKVAASHHAQWNEHAFLKNVVTVEEVVNSRMISDPLHLLDCCVVTDGGGALIVTSPEVARSLNRPKVKVMGAGEAPKGPRGGLDLDLTHSGAVWSGPRAFAEAGVTPADMKYASIYDSFTITVLMQLEDLGFCEKGQGGRFVADGNLISGVGKLPFNTDGGGLCNNHPTNRGGITKVIEAVRQLRGEAHPKVQVPNCDLAIAHGTGGSLGTRHGSATVILEREA; this comes from the coding sequence ATGAGCATCAAGGGCAAGGCCTACATCATGGGGGCGTATGAGCATCCGCTCCGCGACGCCCCCGACAAATCCACCCCGCAGCTTCACGCCGAGTGCGCCCGCGGCGCGCTGGAGGACGCCGGCCTGACCAAGGACGACGTCGACGGCTTCTTCTGCGCCGGCGACGCGCCGGGGTTCGGGGCCCTGTCGATGATCGACTACATGGGCCTGAAGAACGTCCGCCACATGGACTCCACCGAGACCGGCGGCTCCTCCTACATCGTCCACGTCGGCCACGCGGCCCAGGCGATCGCCGCGGGCAAGTGCCAGGTGGCGCTGATCACGCTGGCCGGTCGTCCGCGCCAGCAGAAGGGCGGCGGCGGGCGGGGCGGCGGCGGGGGCGAGCCCGCGCCGGAAGCCGGCTTCGAGAACATCTACGGCGGCTCGACCCACAACACCTACGGCATGTGCGCCATGCGCCACATGTACGAGTACGGCACCACGTCGGAGCAGCTGGCCTGGATCAAGGTCGCGGCCTCGCACCACGCCCAGTGGAACGAGCACGCCTTCCTGAAGAACGTGGTCACCGTCGAGGAGGTGGTGAACTCGCGGATGATCTCCGACCCGCTGCACCTCCTGGATTGCTGCGTGGTGACCGACGGCGGCGGCGCGCTGATCGTCACCTCGCCGGAGGTGGCGAGGAGCCTGAACCGGCCGAAGGTCAAGGTGATGGGGGCAGGCGAGGCGCCGAAGGGCCCGCGCGGCGGCCTCGACCTCGACCTCACCCACTCCGGCGCGGTCTGGTCCGGTCCGCGCGCCTTTGCGGAAGCCGGCGTGACCCCGGCCGACATGAAGTACGCCTCGATCTACGACAGCTTCACCATCACCGTGCTGATGCAGCTGGAGGACCTGGGCTTCTGCGAGAAGGGCCAGGGCGGCCGGTTCGTCGCCGACGGAAACCTGATCTCCGGGGTCGGCAAGCTGCCGTTCAACACCGACGGCGGCGGCCTCTGCAACAACCACCCCACCAACCGCGGCGGCATCACCAAGGTGATCGAGGCGGTGCGCCAGCTGCGCGGCGAAGCCCACCCGAAGGTGCAGGTCCCCAACTGCGACCTGGCCATCGCCCACGGCACCGGCGGATCGCTCGGCACGCGCCATGGCTCCGCCACCGTCATCCTCGAGCGGGAGGCTTAA
- a CDS encoding flavodoxin family protein yields MKALVLNCTLKASPEASNTEALARVLMRQLDADGVETEIVRLVDLDIRPGVKTDQGPGDDWPAVHGKIRTADILVIATPTWLGQMSSVAKRALERMDAILSETDDQGRSWTMGKVAGMVVTGNEDGAHHIVGTLAQGLIDVGFTVPGQAWTYWHLGPGPGPDYTATGQAHDYSDRLARNAARNLAWAARAAAAAGPYPPQES; encoded by the coding sequence ATGAAGGCGCTTGTCCTCAACTGCACTCTGAAAGCCTCGCCAGAGGCCTCGAACACCGAGGCCCTGGCCCGGGTGCTCATGCGCCAGCTGGATGCCGACGGCGTCGAGACCGAGATCGTCCGCCTCGTCGACCTCGACATCCGGCCGGGCGTGAAGACCGACCAGGGCCCGGGCGACGACTGGCCGGCCGTGCACGGCAAGATCAGGACCGCCGACATCCTGGTGATCGCCACCCCCACCTGGCTCGGCCAGATGTCCAGCGTCGCCAAGCGGGCGCTCGAGCGCATGGACGCCATCCTCAGCGAGACCGACGACCAGGGCCGCAGCTGGACGATGGGCAAGGTCGCCGGCATGGTGGTCACCGGCAACGAGGACGGCGCGCACCACATCGTCGGCACGCTCGCCCAGGGGCTGATCGACGTGGGGTTCACCGTGCCGGGCCAGGCCTGGACCTACTGGCACCTCGGGCCGGGGCCCGGGCCGGACTACACGGCGACCGGCCAGGCCCACGATTATTCCGACCGCCTGGCCCGCAACGCCGCCCGCAACCTCGCCTGGGCCGCCCGCGCCGCCGCCGCCGCCGGGCCCTATCCGCCGCAGGAGAGCTAG
- a CDS encoding class I SAM-dependent methyltransferase, producing MQLTREQALARKSKNPGPLEEIFYSHAGRPANKWAHYLPFYDRAFAPYRGSAVRMLEIGVSKGGSLDLWRKYFGPDAVLFGVDIDPACAGHVDAPSQVRIGSQADPGFLRGVAGEMGGIDIVLDDGSHVASHQRTTFQTLWPLLSPGGLYVIEDMHTAYWPHWEGGLRRPGAAVELGKGLIDDMHAWHHAEDEAWAARDEVGTILIGDSIVAIEKIATRPAPGHVWVGAPRE from the coding sequence ATGCAGCTCACGCGCGAGCAGGCGCTTGCGCGCAAATCGAAGAACCCCGGCCCGCTGGAGGAGATCTTCTATAGCCACGCAGGCCGGCCCGCGAACAAGTGGGCCCATTACCTGCCGTTCTATGACCGTGCGTTCGCGCCTTACCGCGGGTCTGCGGTCCGCATGCTGGAAATCGGGGTGTCCAAGGGCGGATCCTTGGACCTGTGGCGCAAGTACTTCGGGCCGGACGCGGTGTTGTTCGGCGTCGACATCGATCCTGCCTGCGCGGGTCATGTCGATGCGCCGAGCCAGGTTCGCATCGGATCGCAGGCAGATCCGGGATTTCTGCGCGGTGTCGCAGGCGAGATGGGCGGTATCGACATCGTGCTTGACGACGGTTCCCACGTCGCCAGTCACCAGCGCACCACGTTCCAGACGCTATGGCCGCTCTTAAGTCCCGGCGGCCTCTACGTGATCGAGGATATGCACACCGCCTATTGGCCCCACTGGGAGGGCGGACTTCGCCGGCCCGGCGCCGCCGTCGAGCTGGGCAAGGGGCTGATCGACGACATGCACGCCTGGCACCATGCTGAGGACGAAGCGTGGGCGGCGCGCGACGAGGTCGGCACGATTCTCATCGGCGACTCGATCGTGGCCATCGAGAAGATCGCCACCCGGCCGGCCCCCGGCCACGTCTGGGTCGGCGCACCACGAGAATAG
- a CDS encoding GlsB/YeaQ/YmgE family stress response membrane protein, protein MSILAWIILGLVAGFIASKLVNRSGGSLVLDLVLGVVGSFVGGFLFTRFGAAGVTGLNLYSILVATLGAVVVLFIYHALMGRRAL, encoded by the coding sequence ATGTCAATTCTTGCCTGGATCATTCTGGGCCTGGTAGCCGGCTTCATCGCCAGCAAGCTTGTGAACCGCAGCGGGGGCAGCCTCGTGCTCGACCTCGTTCTGGGTGTCGTCGGCTCCTTCGTCGGCGGCTTCCTGTTCACCCGCTTCGGCGCCGCGGGCGTCACCGGCCTGAACCTCTACAGCATCCTCGTCGCCACGCTCGGCGCCGTGGTGGTCCTGTTCATCTACCATGCCCTGATGGGTCGCCGCGCGCTCTAG
- a CDS encoding PaaI family thioesterase, with protein MSGNRAEEFARRQESTLPGELGILWDEVAKGTARGRFTVERKHMAPNGFLHAASVIALVDSACGYACIASLPEGASGFTTIELKANYLGTAKEGEQVSCVAHMLHGGRMTQVWDAEALNETTGKPMAVFRCTQMILYPR; from the coding sequence ATGTCCGGGAACCGCGCCGAAGAGTTCGCCCGCCGGCAGGAGTCCACCCTGCCGGGCGAGCTCGGCATCCTCTGGGACGAGGTCGCCAAGGGGACGGCCCGCGGCCGCTTCACCGTGGAGCGCAAGCACATGGCGCCCAACGGCTTCCTGCACGCGGCCTCGGTGATCGCCCTAGTGGACTCCGCCTGCGGCTACGCCTGCATCGCCAGCCTGCCGGAGGGGGCGAGCGGCTTCACCACCATCGAACTGAAGGCCAACTACCTGGGCACCGCCAAGGAGGGCGAGCAGGTCTCCTGCGTCGCCCACATGCTGCACGGCGGCCGCATGACCCAGGTCTGGGACGCCGAGGCGCTGAACGAAACCACCGGCAAGCCGATGGCGGTGTTCCGCTGCACCCAGATGATCCTCTATCCGCGCTGA
- a CDS encoding glycine zipper 2TM domain-containing protein, translating into MRNKLIATATLVCSALAVAAAPISAEARSRHRVLVCPDVRASANTGTVVGAVGGGLLGNALSHGGGRTGGTLIGAGVGAVAGHQIAKQNAKHRNCHYVYRYY; encoded by the coding sequence GTGCGCAACAAGCTCATCGCCACGGCGACCCTGGTGTGCTCGGCCCTGGCCGTGGCCGCCGCGCCGATCTCGGCGGAAGCCCGCAGCCGGCACCGGGTGCTGGTCTGCCCCGACGTCCGGGCCTCGGCCAACACCGGAACCGTGGTCGGCGCCGTCGGCGGCGGCCTGCTGGGCAACGCCCTCTCCCATGGTGGCGGGCGCACCGGCGGCACCCTGATCGGCGCCGGCGTCGGCGCCGTGGCCGGCCACCAGATCGCCAAGCAGAACGCCAAGCACCGCAACTGCCACTACGTCTACCGCTACTACTAG
- a CDS encoding AMP-binding protein codes for MSEELISLGAKLAQHARFQPNAPAVSCGDTTHSYAELHRRTNRLARGLQALGVKHGDLVTLGLPNGVGFVEACYAIWKLGATPQPVSFRLPKGELEAIMALAKTPIVIAEFKHEIDRPLVSIAEIAAESDDDSDLPDATAPISKAPTSGGSTGRPKLILSGQPGTTASETPEIGGWRLKPDSIAVLPAPLYHNAGFGMMMAAVAMGCHLVVMPRFDPEATLAEIERRRATWVYLVPTMMNRIWHLPDAVRAQYDIGSLETLWHLAAPCPAWLKEAFIRWVGPEKVMELYAGTEAQAVTIISGAEWLEHRGSVGRVTAGEMKAVGEDGRELPPGEVGEIYMRRAADAPPTYQYVGAEANVLPGGWESLGDIGWFDADGYLYLADRRTDMILVGGSNVYPAEIEAALEEHPAVQSCAVIGLPDDDLGNRIHAIVNAKGEVTPEALKAHLADRLVSYKQPRSFEFVDEPLRDDAGKVRRTALRDARIKAAEPA; via the coding sequence ATGTCCGAAGAGCTCATTTCCCTGGGCGCGAAGCTGGCGCAGCACGCCCGCTTCCAGCCGAACGCCCCGGCCGTCAGTTGCGGCGACACCACCCACAGCTACGCCGAGCTGCACCGACGGACCAATCGCCTCGCCCGCGGCCTGCAGGCGCTGGGCGTCAAGCACGGCGACCTGGTGACGCTGGGCCTGCCGAACGGCGTCGGCTTCGTGGAGGCCTGCTACGCGATCTGGAAGCTGGGGGCGACGCCGCAGCCGGTGTCCTTCCGCCTGCCGAAGGGCGAGTTGGAGGCGATCATGGCGCTGGCCAAGACGCCGATCGTCATCGCCGAGTTCAAGCATGAGATCGACCGGCCGCTGGTCTCCATCGCCGAGATCGCCGCGGAGTCCGACGACGACAGCGACCTGCCGGACGCGACCGCGCCGATCTCCAAGGCGCCGACCAGCGGCGGCTCCACCGGCCGGCCGAAGCTGATCCTGTCTGGGCAGCCGGGGACCACGGCGTCGGAGACGCCGGAGATCGGCGGCTGGCGGCTGAAGCCCGATTCCATCGCCGTCCTGCCCGCGCCGCTCTACCACAACGCCGGCTTCGGCATGATGATGGCCGCCGTGGCCATGGGCTGCCACCTGGTGGTGATGCCGAGGTTCGATCCCGAGGCCACGCTGGCCGAGATCGAACGGCGCCGCGCCACCTGGGTCTACCTGGTGCCGACCATGATGAACCGCATCTGGCATCTGCCCGACGCCGTGCGCGCGCAATACGACATCGGCTCGCTGGAGACCCTCTGGCACCTGGCGGCGCCCTGTCCGGCGTGGCTGAAGGAGGCCTTCATCCGCTGGGTCGGGCCGGAGAAGGTGATGGAGCTCTACGCCGGCACCGAGGCGCAGGCGGTGACCATCATCTCCGGCGCCGAGTGGCTGGAGCATCGCGGCTCGGTGGGGCGGGTCACCGCCGGCGAGATGAAGGCGGTGGGCGAGGACGGCCGCGAGCTGCCGCCGGGCGAGGTCGGCGAGATCTACATGCGCCGCGCCGCCGACGCGCCGCCGACCTACCAGTACGTGGGCGCCGAGGCCAACGTGCTGCCGGGGGGCTGGGAGAGCCTGGGCGACATCGGCTGGTTCGACGCCGACGGCTACCTCTACCTGGCCGACCGGCGCACCGACATGATCCTGGTCGGCGGCTCCAACGTCTATCCGGCCGAGATCGAGGCGGCGCTGGAGGAGCACCCGGCGGTGCAGTCCTGCGCGGTGATCGGCCTGCCCGACGACGACCTCGGCAACCGCATCCACGCCATCGTCAACGCCAAGGGCGAGGTGACGCCGGAGGCGCTCAAGGCCCACCTGGCCGACCGGCTGGTCAGCTACAAGCAGCCGCGCTCATTCGAGTTCGTCGACGAGCCGCTGCGCGACGACGCCGGCAAGGTCCGCCGCACCGCGCTGCGCGACGCCCGGATCAAGGCCGCGGAGCCGGCGTAA
- a CDS encoding TonB family protein produces MRWRSAVIILALGSVAAAAHARPPSRWIHHPSNQELINALPAETVRQGFGGAAIARCKVDAGGRLSACRLVHETPAGHGYGAALLALAPAYQLSPAAAKAEAVDGEVMLAEDWYRQDTPADWLRKPTPADMLVVWPTQAWAKGLGGRAIIACQVTTQGALLDCVTLSEKPAGEHFGAAAIALTPQFLMKPATLKGAPVVSMVNIPINFEAPGGPRRQDSFGSRKVVDPSIAWPEAPSHADVVAAYPAKARASGAGGRATLDCSLEKDGRLQHCSTVSEQPRGQGFAEAAKALAKRFRANPLPPKSGPASVQLPFTFDPAMLASGEPVIGKPQWASLPSVEDTNGAFKDIKATGDLRVTLKCKVQPGGTVAGCTAQNEQPAASGLAAAALALAPKFRLATWTVEGLPTIGGVVTVPILYRVGNGAPAAKPAP; encoded by the coding sequence ATGCGCTGGCGGTCTGCGGTCATAATTCTTGCGCTCGGTAGCGTCGCGGCCGCTGCGCACGCGCGTCCGCCGTCGCGATGGATCCACCATCCCTCGAACCAGGAGCTGATCAACGCCCTGCCCGCGGAGACCGTTCGCCAAGGCTTCGGCGGCGCCGCCATCGCGCGCTGCAAGGTCGACGCCGGCGGACGGCTGTCGGCGTGTCGCCTGGTCCACGAGACGCCCGCCGGCCACGGTTACGGCGCTGCTCTGCTCGCCCTGGCGCCGGCCTATCAGCTGTCGCCGGCGGCCGCCAAAGCCGAAGCGGTGGATGGTGAGGTGATGCTGGCGGAGGACTGGTACCGGCAGGACACGCCGGCGGATTGGCTGCGCAAGCCGACCCCCGCCGACATGCTGGTGGTCTGGCCCACCCAGGCGTGGGCGAAAGGGCTCGGCGGCCGGGCGATCATCGCCTGCCAGGTCACGACCCAAGGTGCGCTGCTGGATTGCGTGACGCTGAGCGAGAAGCCGGCCGGGGAACACTTCGGCGCGGCGGCGATCGCCCTGACGCCGCAGTTCCTGATGAAGCCGGCGACCCTGAAGGGCGCGCCGGTGGTGTCCATGGTCAACATCCCGATAAATTTCGAGGCGCCCGGCGGACCCCGACGCCAGGACTCCTTCGGCTCGCGCAAGGTCGTCGATCCGTCGATCGCCTGGCCCGAGGCGCCCAGCCATGCCGATGTGGTCGCCGCCTACCCGGCCAAGGCGCGCGCCAGCGGCGCCGGCGGACGCGCCACCCTGGACTGCAGCCTGGAGAAGGACGGGCGCCTGCAGCACTGCTCGACGGTCAGCGAGCAACCGCGCGGACAGGGGTTCGCCGAGGCCGCCAAGGCGCTGGCGAAGCGATTCCGCGCCAATCCGCTGCCGCCAAAGTCGGGTCCGGCCAGCGTCCAGCTGCCCTTCACCTTCGATCCCGCCATGCTGGCGTCCGGCGAGCCGGTGATCGGCAAGCCGCAATGGGCGAGCCTGCCGTCGGTGGAGGACACCAACGGCGCCTTCAAGGACATCAAGGCGACCGGCGACCTGCGGGTCACCCTCAAGTGCAAGGTCCAGCCGGGTGGCACGGTCGCCGGCTGCACCGCCCAGAACGAGCAGCCGGCCGCCAGCGGGCTGGCCGCGGCGGCGCTCGCCCTGGCGCCGAAATTCAGGCTGGCGACGTGGACCGTGGAAGGCCTGCCCACGATCGGCGGCGTCGTCACCGTGCCGATCCTCTACCGTGTGGGCAACGGCGCGCCGGCCGCCAAGCCGGCGCCCTGA
- a CDS encoding Zn-ribbon domain-containing OB-fold protein, whose amino-acid sequence MSETQEKPALMTRPIPAPVVNVESQPFWDAAREGRFLIKRCVPCGKAHWYPRAICPFCMSGETVWEESPGEGVIYSYSVMHRSPTGPYAIGYVTLDEGPAVLTNFVGVAPDGLTIGQRVNVRFQDTEGGPPVPVFAPA is encoded by the coding sequence ATGTCAGAGACCCAAGAGAAGCCCGCCCTGATGACCCGGCCGATCCCCGCGCCGGTGGTCAACGTCGAGAGCCAGCCGTTCTGGGACGCCGCCCGCGAAGGCCGCTTCCTGATCAAGCGCTGCGTCCCCTGCGGCAAGGCCCACTGGTACCCGCGCGCCATCTGCCCGTTCTGCATGTCCGGCGAGACGGTGTGGGAGGAGAGCCCGGGCGAGGGGGTGATCTACAGCTACTCGGTGATGCATCGCTCGCCGACCGGCCCCTACGCCATCGGCTACGTGACCCTCGACGAGGGCCCGGCGGTGCTGACCAACTTCGTCGGCGTGGCGCCCGACGGCCTGACCATCGGCCAGCGCGTCAATGTCCGCTTCCAGGACACCGAAGGCGGCCCGCCGGTTCCGGTGTTCGCGCCGGCCTAG